Part of the Drosophila santomea strain STO CAGO 1482 chromosome 2L, Prin_Dsan_1.1, whole genome shotgun sequence genome is shown below.
CTATCGGATCTCACCTTGCGGGGACCAAGTAAGTGGCGTACCCGACTGCTGATTGTTGTTTGGCTGATCCTGTCCGATTTGCAGGCGTCGCATCTGCTCGATGGTCGGACTATTCCTGGCCTGCTGGGCGCTCATCTGGCGGGCGAACTGCGGCCGCTGCAGCTCCGCCTCCTGGGGCGTCTGCTGCAGGTCCTGCCGCGAGTCCTGCCGCAAATCGCCATTCCCGCTGCCGTCGTCCACGGTGTCGGTTATCTTTTGCAAAATTCTAAACGATTTCGATTGGATGGGCGGTGAGCGTGGATCGCTGCAAGTAGATATAGGCGTGTGTTAGGTTAGGTTGTTGGTTAGCATGCCATCGAAAATGTCTGAAATTAACCAAATTACAACGATTTTGTTTGGTGCGAACGAAACGTTTTAATTATTGGTTAGGTTTTGTCTTGGATTCATGATTGGTACTTAACGAAACcaattttttgtaaaattttgcataaatgtACGGAACTGTACTATAAGCGAAAAAGCGAATGTAATGTATGAGGTTAACTACGACGCGAAAAAAGCTACtcaattttacatttaatctacttatttatattattggGATACGAAATTAATTCGCATTAGTTCTAAAGCAAAATTCATtaaggcatttattttataaacttGAAACTTTCATGATACTTTTAAGaacacactttttaaaaacatcGCTTGTACTGGGCACAAAGATACAGATATTCTTAGGAAACGCGCAAGAGAATCTGTTTCTATGTTTAATAGATcaacatataaaaaaaatctttCCAAAAGTGAAAGGAATTTCAGTTTCGAATTGAGATTATAACATATAGAAGAATGCATGGCATGAGGTATTGATGTGGTTCAATATTCGCTGGTGGGCACAGTGCTCTCGAACTACCTGAGACGATTCTTTCTGTAGAGGATCTCCGCCTCGAGCGGACACTGGTGCACATACAAATTGTAATTGCCACTAAGTAGTTGTTGGTTGTTTTAGTTGGTAGAAAAGCACAAAATTAAATCGCATTAGTGCGGGCCAATTGTTTGGTGTTGGTAAAGCACAAGGATAGCCGACGGAAGGTAAAATCCTCCGCAAACAAAAGCGGACTtacttttgcagcagcactggCGACTGGGAAACTGGACCACCGCGTCCTCCCTCGATGGCTATCGGGATTAGCCGGGTggcattcccattcccattggTGTTGTTACTCGTACTCGATGGCTGACTGGGCGACAGGACTCGCTGGGCTTGAGGTGGGTAGTTCTGGTAACCTTGATCGACAAATTGATTAGCTGAGCGTATTATGTGACCTGCAGGCGCTTTCGTGGGAAAGAAAGAGTATACATAGACACAAGTTGATGTAAAAGTTGGAGAGTTACACATTTGGACGAGAGCGGGGATTTGGGAAAAACATACACGGGTGAAAGTCATTCCTTTGGAGTGGAGAGTGCACGGGAGTTTCGGAGGGTTTGGGGGGGGGGAATAAACTACGTAGGGTATTAGTCACAAACATTTACGGGTTTTAGGAAAGCGCCACACATATTGTACATAACAAAAAAGCAATATGCTGTCTTGAAAACTTACCACCAAAGTTGGGCTGGGCTGCGGCATACGTGGGCGTCTGCTCAAGAGTTATCGGTATGAtacgctcctaaaaataaagttttttattatatatgaaattaaaaataattcaacaGAACATTTCAAAGCTTGcaatgtttaatttttcaatatatttctGGAAACTTATCGAGTGATATATGATTGTAATACAACATGTGCCGGCATGAACTCGTCGGATGTAGGGCACGTTCTTGACAaaatgttttagttttaaactCACCCGCGGAGCACTTTGATTTGtgttattgctgctgttgccattgGTGTTTAAGTTGATCTGCAAACGCAGTCCTCCAGGCTGTGGACTTGATCCGAAGTTCTGCAGACTGATGGGAGCGGCAGTAATCGGCGTTGGTCCATAGCCATTACCTTGGACCAACTGCGGCTGGTAGAAGGacgtctgctgctgctgctgtggctgcgaTTGAGGTACGACTTGGGGCTGCGGTGCCGGGGTGGTCTGACGCAAGGTGGAGGGCAGCACGTTGCCATTCTCCTCGGGACGAGCCCAAGGAGCCTGCTCCTTGCTTGCCGGCTGTGAGCTAAGCCAACGCATCGGTTGGTTGttctgtggctgctgctgctgctgtggaaGTTGGCGCATCGGAGAATCCCGAGCAGatgactgctgctgctgttgcaagaCGATTCGTTGGGCCTGCGGTTCAGTGGGCTGGGCCAATGGAGCTATGTAAAGCGATCCAACGTTGGTCTATAAATTGAAAATCGTgggaaaaataatacaacatTTAGTTAGCATTTGTTAATCACTAATACTTTCTTAACATGTTTAGTCTGGTTTTTAAACTTCCCCATGAAAATTCGCGCTAGCCAGCTTCCTCAAGTTCAAAATTCGTGTTTGGCCTTTGCTTGTGCCTAATTTTAGATGCTGCACTTGGTAAATGCATTCAATGCTCATTTTCATGCGTCTTTCGCGAATTCTCTCTCAAAgattttggtttaaaaatatcCTAATGTGCTTCCGCGAAAAGAGATTACCAGTGATTTTAGGCGTtccatttatttgcattttatcaacgtaaatatatttaatattaccTAACATGTATATTGGTATTTGTCAAATTAGCAGCGTCCGGTATACTTAGGAATTACTCATAGGCCACTCAGAGGCTTGCACAATGATGCTCaatggcgtatgagtaatataGTTAAAGGTCAATTCGATATGGAAATAACACAAGCATATGTGgggcaatttaaatattgagAAAAGTGGAGTTGCAGATCTAGAGCAAGTCGCTTTTAAAAagagtaaaataaataatcatatAACATTTTATAGATCACTCACCGGCTTTGCTGCTCCGCCAAATTGGTTTTGCTGAGTGCCAAAgttctgctgttgctgctgtgaaTTGAACGTGTTTGCTGCCGGTGTTTCATTCCTTGCCGGACTGAAGACATCGCGAGatctttgctgctgctgaacaTTGTTGTAGATGGGTTGTGGATGCGattcctgttgctgttgtgctCCAGGCTGAGCGCGTTGAGTGCGCCATGGTACTGATTGAGCTGCCTGTTgctgcaattgttgctgctgttgctgctgctgttgttgctgctgcaattgttgctgctggaactgctgttgctgcagctgctggagctgttgctgctgctgttgcagctgctgttgctgttgctgctgcacctgaGCCAGCGGCGATATCGCTGTTGGTGGACGTTGTTGCGGAGactgttgcagttgctgctgtgcaAACCGGAAGGGGCTCTCAGTGgatcgctgttgctgctgctgctgctgctgctgctgctgtggctcGAAATGCGATCTCGGACTGTCCGTCTGACGTGTGTAGACGTTCACCGCTGGCGATGTTGGCATGGGCACACTGCGGAACTCCGAACGTGTTGCAGATTGCTGCTCcggctgttgcagttgctgctgcagctgctgctgctgctgttgcggcgGTGTTGCCGGCGGCGTTGGCTGTTGATATTGCACCGGTGGACTCTTGGCCACGGGCGGCACTTGCTGCGTCGGTGTGTAAGGACTATAGCTGCTTTCAACGCTAGCTGCAGATGGTCTTGGACCTAAGTTTaacaaaagaaatataattcgTTAACCGAAAGTCCCTTCAAATTTGATCAGTTTATTAGTGGTGTTAGTGGGAGGATTGTAAGCCTATTTGTAAGGCCTTTTGGATGTCTGGTTAGTCGAATGGGGCTTTTTAAAGAAGCAACCTCAACCGCTTAGTAAGAGCTGGCGATGTGTGATGAGTCGTATCGGGATCAGTAgcagaaccagaaccaaaaccacccaaaaaGTAAAGCGAGCCAAATCCTTGGAGGCTCTGCTCACCATCAACGGCATCGGATGTCGTGCTGCTAAATCCTCCATTCGCGCCAGTTGCCACCTCGGGCAGGGGGCTCTTGGAGCGATCCTTAATGTACTCGTCCTTCCAGAACGTGTTCTTCTCCACGGGCGGCGCCACCTTGCGGAGCGCAGCCATGGGATTGGGCGGTATCTTGATCTCCGGCCGGAATCCCAGTGGCGGCGGCTCAAAACGCTGTGGAGTTGGCGATTTGCGCGCCGTTGCCGGAGAACCGGGGGCACTCAGGCGGCCAGTGGGTGGCGCTAGTGTGCTGGGTTGTtgtgggggtggtggtgggggtgcGGCGCTAGCACCTTGGGTGCCATTCTTACCCGACTGTGGttgcggcggcggtggtggcggtggcagcaCCTGGAACGGCATGCCCATGGCAGCGGCTCCGATCGCACTGGCTGCACCACCTGGCGACTGTGGCTGGGCGGGTCTGTTCTGCTGGGCGGCTCCGTTGGCTCCTTCCGATTGGGCATTGCGCGCCAACCGCTTGGCCATCCGCTCCGAGCGGATCTGGGAGAGATCGATGCCGCCGGGCGTGTAGGTGAAGGGCTTCTTGTCTTTTGTCATCATCGCGTTCTGCACGCATGCGGGCGCCTCGTAGCCTCCGTTTCCGGATCCGCCTCCTCCGCGCTGTCCATACCTGCAGGAAAACAATGTTCAAATCTCTGTGAACCACTTGATATTTCAACATAAAGAATAACCATCAAGGTTATTTTTAACCAGTGCCTCGAAACTTGAAAGATATTTTTGCAAAACTGTTGATTAAAAAAGATTAATTAATCAAGATTACCTTTTTTCCGAAAACATAATATTCTTTTCCATATTTGCAAGTAAGATATATTCTGTACACACTATTGATCCTCATAatcttattaattataaaaaataaaatggaaatacgAGTTTTCTGATAACGATAAGTCCGTTGGATTATGATAATTCcttataaatacaatttaaaatctttCAAAAAGGTATACGCATTAACAATACTTTAATCTTTTAGGTAAcgttgtattattttttcgcAACCCAGCAGCAGACATGCTAATCTGACTTCCTCTCCAATTTGTTGGAGCtatttatcataatttttgttaaatcTTTTCTAATTTATTGTTTCGCTCTTGtattgttttcctttctttgCCGCTGCTGCGACTCATTAGTCGCTCATCGATAGTTCAACGAGccaatgttttgattttttaacGATCAAGGGGGAAAGTGAGTTTAAGTTGCTACGGACGACCGTCCATAAAAGGTGAGACGACCGATGAAGTGCCAAATTTGAAAGGTTGAAAGTGAGAAGTTATTGTGGTATCACAGCCATAAAGAGGTCTATTGAAATTGCCTGAATTAGTTTCAATATAATAAATTCGTAAGACAAACATACGTTACCTATGGGGAACTAAACAATTAGAGTAGCTTAATCcctttaataataaatcagtTTATCGCAACTGTAGATTTTATACAAGCTGGACAACGATTGTGATTTCttgtttgtatttgttgtaAAGTTGGCTTTATTTAATGCCTAATTAAGCTTGTGAAAATTTCTAGTTTGCACTTTCCCAGTCCCGTTGAATGTGTCTTCATGTACGAGCATCCCACTTCCCAGTCAGCTGCGAATTTTCTCCGCATAATTTGCTTGTTTTAAATGCGTTAAACGTTTACAATTCGctaattaaaagcgaaaatcGAAGAGGTTCGGCGACAATATACGTTCTCGTTAACGGTGGCTCGACCAGCAAGCCCGTTTATGCCGAAAGAAAGTGATGGAGTTCGGGATCGGGTTCTGAAAAGTTGTCAGGCTCGTTTGACATGAGCTTGGTGTGCGTGGATGATGTCGCCGATTCGCATCCAAGTGGGTCAGGCGAACAGGAACAGGTGATGTCTGGTGATGCCTGGTGATGCCTGGCAGTTGTTCCATAAAGTTGACACGGCCAAAACTCTGCGGTCTCGCcaaattataaagaaataaatgaactaaacaaaaagcacCCTACCCTGGAAACCGCAAATGCGAAGGCCAAGTTGTGTGGGAAAACGGTTGCGAAACTCACCCACAACTGGCTTACATGCAAATTGGAGCGCGTGCATCAaagtcaaatgcaaatgacgTAACTCCCTGCGGTTGGTGACAGAAAATCGCATttaaatcgaatcgaatcgaaacaaaacaaatctTTAATTACCCCCATACTTGGGATGGTCGAAGAAATGCCGTCAGCTCCTTATAGACATAGGCAtggtggaaaacaaaaactatgGATACATATGCCCAGTCAGGTTGGGAGACTTTTTGTTGAACTTGCCATTGATTATGTGCGAATTAATAGCATCAACTGCTTCCATAATTGTCGAGGCGTGCCCAAAATTGAGAGGTCGTTCAGTTCAGATCGGTCTATTCGCCGTTTATTGACTCGAACTCGAACGGGGTGTTTTATGGCCGAGTAGGAAATGCAGCTTACACAACCGTTTTGTTAACTGTTTTTCTGTATTAAACATTAGCGCGCTGCCATATTGGGCTGCCttaaaaaagttattaaacGCCGTGACAAGCCTGGAAAAATGTCAGTATAATGTACTAAACATTTCCTGAGTCCCAAAGCAATGTAAATTCGCATTTATTTCACTCAATTCCAATGATCGTCACGCACAGTGAACTAAAAAATGTGTTGCcaaaattttttgaaaacaaaagaatCGTTAAAAACTTAAAGATACACGCGCTAAAATCACAGATGCCGCCTGATGACGTCAATTGGCGGGTACATGGCGTCAGTACTTGGTACTTGGGGATGCGGGTAAGAAGCAATTGACCACAAGACAAGACCACCAACTGTTTGCTAGCCGCTGACAGatttggcaattaaaatgtcaGAGCACCAGGAAAAACTTTTGAGGAACCGGGAAGAAATAACCAAGTACACGACCAATCAACTAGCATACAAAGTTCGCCTATAATCATAATGCAACATGACTAATTAACTGGCACAAGTTTACTTATTTTCTTTGTGAATCATATGCAAATGCGATGCACTTGCACTTTGCCTTAAATAAACATAcatttctataaataaatgcaaatccATTTTACTGACTAATGACTGGGCTTtatgatttgccaaaaataaatgtaaaatagcAGAAATCCTCTACTCGCAGCTGCTCATGCGTGAGTTAAAAACATGCAAtggtaacaaaaaaaaacacaattttaaatttaaatgatggAAAAACATCTGTGCGATTcgcattttcacttttctaATTTGTGGTAGAGTGTTCGACTTTAATTTTGCCTTTTCGCATGCAAATGAGCGTGCAAAAATGTATCTGAAGGCATTTGCAACTAACTGGGAACCGGGTGGATCCACAAGATACGGGTGATGTCTTCTGGAAAGCTCTAGAAATCTGACTAATGAACTTGTTGGTATCCCTTATATGGTTATATTTCGGAAATGATCTTATTGCTAAGTAAATTATCTTTGGGAATATAACAGGTTTTTAGCATTATTTCAGACCACTTATAATAGGTGACAATTTataagaaaatacatttttacgAATGgtagtttttaattataagATTTATAAGCTcgtgttttgcattttgaatatatttaacatattcttaatattttttagtCTAGTTCCATCATACCCCCTACTGCCCTGTAGTAAAAGCAAACTCGTTGCCTAGAAGAatctgcagttgcagctggcCGCGCATATTTCAAGATCAAGGGCAGCCAGCAGAAGTAGAAGAAGAGGTAAGAACTTGAAAGCTGCCACATGCAACATGACATAATGATAGTCATTGTCCGCCCGTCTTGGCTATAAATAGCTGGGACCTGAAGTCGCAGATCGGAAGATCTGGAGTACAGGGTGCTCCGTCCAGCCGCCCACATTCCGCAGTTGAGCTAATCTAgcgataaatatttacttggaAATGCCTCTTGCCTTGGCATTTTGGCTTTAGCCAAGTTAGCTACAtttatctatatatacatatatatatatatatatagatatttaGATATAGCGGACTTACGACGATTCCAGGCCATTCCGATTGGCATCCGCGGCATTCACGGGCAGAtccgaactgaactgaaatcCGCGATCCTGACGAACCATATATGCGGGCAGAGTGTCGATGATGGCATTGGCCTTATCATTATAAGAACCAAGTAGTTCCCGGTACTTGGAGTAGACGACGCGCTTCAGCTGCGGATTCTTGGCCGAGACGGAGGCGGTTGATGGCGACGGCGACGGAGATTGCAGCGTTGAGGTGGCCATTGCTCGCGGACTCTTATTTACTTgtttttaactttaactttactttattttgttgttcaCTTTTTTATCTGAATTTTGCCTTTGAATTACACTTGCATAGCGCGGAAATGAGTCGACTCTCATTCAAACGGAGCTCTATCTGCGAATGGGTCCAGGCAAATCGGTTTTAAGCAAGGCCACAGCCAATCTAATCCACATCAGATCTTCGTTTATAGGTAcaacataaataattattttttaaattagaaaaaagGGCAGGGTTTTCCCATTTGCCTTCTGCTTTCTTAGCTGTCTAGATCTGTTTTGAGTCGCTTTAGAAGTAAGacaattgaaatgaaaatatttgcagccCATTTGCCAGGTTGCAAGTGCCCTTATCAGTATCAGTTGATGTGCGCAGACGAACAAAGAGTTGCAATTCAAGCAGCCAAGTACAATGGGTTGTACAAGCGATTTACATTTGGCCGATCAGGGGACATGCAAACAAAGGTGCTGTATTGGAGCCTAGGTGGTCGAATGACTCAACGATCGATTGTGGGAATTGAATTTAACCTTTTTTGACAAGGGGCAGCCGGCAAATGGGCTGCTGACTCACTTCGGCGCAGAAGAATCACTGAAATTTTTGGGGGAACCTATAACAGAATCACTATGTGGACCAGCTGTTTTCCGTCTCGCAGAGATACGCTTACGCagttgaattatttttaggcATGAGCTTAAGTTGCTCCAAATTAAGATGGCATTTGTCTGGCCTTTCTGATAATATCCGACTTTAATCACTCACTCACTAgatattaaattgaaaacacaCGCGCTGCGCACAAAAAGTATCTCGTAGGTTCgcttgtatctgtatctgtgaaGCTGTATCTGAGGAGCGCACTGGGCGACTGATCGCAGCGGACTCTCGAGGCGCATTGAAGTCGGGTTCGATTCGCCAGAGGTTGGACGGCACATCTGAGTCGGGTTGTTCGGCAACTTGTTGCAGATACATTTCCAGTGGGTTTGCTGGTATTGGTGGTGCCTCAAAAGGAAAACCGATCGCTTGACAAACGGCCGACTGGCACGCGGACTGTAGAGCAATTTATTTGTCTGTCAATGCAGTTCGATGATGGCGACAAATTTCCAGCTAAACGCCAAAAAGCCTTTGCGACGCTTTCGTTTATCTGTAGCTGGTATCTTTCGGCTGTATCTACATCTCTTATCGTGCAACTAATTGTTTTCACTCTACTGTCATGTCGTCTGCTTATTACTTCTGTCGCTTTTCACGATTAAGCCAAATCGAAAGAGCGGGTATCTCCCACTTCGGCATTATCTTTAGTTCGGGGGATTTCTTTATCGAATCTGCGCACTCGGCTTGCTCTAATTAACTCATTTGAACAAGCATCTGCGGAAATGTGGCCCACTAGCCTTGACAGACAAATAAGTTGTTATCttttctgctgtttttttcctgccttttttttatttttctgcgACTGCTTTGTGCTCAgttaaataataattggcAAGAAAGCGTTAAGGAATTTAAAACGCGGAATGACTGGgctaaaataattttcttttgccGCTCGACATCCACAATTTgtacgaaataaaaaaattaaaatgccacAAAGAAGGGGAAAGTCGAGAGACAACATCGGCAACCGATTATTGTGGATAGTTCTGGTCATCTACTTTCATTTCATCCCATTTTATACTTTTAACCATGTCGGAGCTTtagctttaattttttaagtgAATCATATACACATTTAGGAATTTCGAATGGTTGGCTTTGAATGGGTATATATTGGATACattttaagtaaattattattataaatgtaaaaaagTTTTACATTCATTAGACAAAAATTTCCTTTGAACTCACTGACATTCCCTAGACTTTACAGTCATAACTGATTTCCCAGTCGAATTTCCTAAATATAACTTGgagaaataaaatttgtacAGTTCCGAAACGATGGTAAgttaaaacaaattgaatgaaaaGCAGCTTAAACCAACCATTCTATAAAAACCCAACAAGAACAACCGGTTCGCCCATTTTAATCAGGAGGCGCTCTATGGAATACCGCTGATGTGTCCAGTGACCAAGTGCCAGTCGCAGATGTCGCCACTCGAGATGCTGGCCCATCTGATGATGGGGCACGATCCGCAGGACTCGATGATCGAGATCGGTGAAGACGTGCCGCAGCAGTACGAAGTGGAGCTGGTTAAATTGACACCGGGTCGGAATCATGCAATGGGAGTCATAGCCTATGGCGGATCTCCGAAGACGGGTCTCAGTTTTGCGGTTACTCCGGATCTGCAGATTGTCCACCATTTGCCCATTATACTGATGCTTTATGTGAGTCCTCCTGTTCTGAACGAGGAACAGGCCTACATATTCTACCTGGTGAGTCCAGTGGCCTCCCAGCTGGTGAGTGCCCATGTAACACTCCTCGACGGGTCCCATGCCCACGAGAAGAAGGGATTGCGTTGCCTCCGCAATTCTCTGGACAGTCCATTGAAGGATAGCGAGGATCGGCTGTATTGCAACACGGACTATCTCCTCTACACGGCCACCGACATCCGGGAGCTGTGCCTATCCGGAAAGCAGCGGAGGATCTACGTCAAGATCGTGCTACACGGTGAACCCGACCCCTTCGAAGTGGATGCCTACCAAAAGGTGTCCTATTGAGTGACTCATTTGGTTCAATAAACACTTAAGTGCTGCGCCGCCAATTGACGCACACTTGAAATTCGAGTGGCTGTCAATAATATTCTTTCCTCAAAGAACTGTCAGTAAAATTGGTTTCCCTGTTCATTCAATATTTCTGTTTTGGCTGGCCAGAAACTGGGTCAGACAGAGATATTTGGTTTTGTGCAGACATCAATCATGAGGGCCATCTAATTAGTTAGCCACAGGCCTCTGATGGTGGAAAATACTAGAGTCATTTCTTCTGGCCGTGAAGAATGGGATTTTTAATTATGTGTTAAATCTTGCTGTGCTCTTTTcgaaaaacaaattcattttattttctcttttcACTTTCGTTTCATATAGTGACCCACTTGGTTGCAGTGGGACACTATTCTATTCTCGTGTCAGGTTTTTCTTAAATGCAAGCGCGAATAAAAACTCATTCTGtttataaacaatattttaaatgaattttgtgtttgtttcatttcaattttttcaCTTGTTAAATTATGTTCTTGCTGTTTCCATTCAGGATCTTCGATTTggataaataattattttaaatcattaaaaattaaataatattctattCTGAACAGCGAATGCTTAGATCAACGCCTGTTGGTCTGGCGACTAGTCCCATAAATTAACACAAACTGTAGTGAAATTAAAGAGACGCAAGAAACATAAACACTTACTAATACAAAGATGCGATGCTATTTATAAGAAACTTAATTTTGCAAACATAAAACGAACAAAATGTATACCCCATTAAATACAAAACGATCGCTTGGGAAAagtaaaaggaaaaacaaagaTGGATAATCTAATAAAGTAGCTTTTCCCCATCATCGCCCCCCACCACCGAAGGCACGAGCGTGTGTAAAACTATGATATTTCTggctttttttgttgtatctGACCTTGAAAAACTATCTGAACGACGGAAAAAAAGTTTTACGTacgaaaaaaatgaaagaaaaacaaacgcAATCAGGGAAGCCATTCATCACTTTCTACGGCCACTTGAGTGTGCAACTCGTTTAGCATTTGTCATTTAGCTGCGTTGATTGCATGACATGCGCACATCAGACAGGGAGCCGTTGGGTTTGCgattgggtttgggttttggtttgggACTGGTCGGTACTCgcaattatttatattaatctgGCCTGGGTCAACGTCAGCGATCCCAAGTGAAAGCGAAACGCAGACTCTGCCCCAAAAGCCCGTTGCACAATCGATGGCGGTAATATTTCTCATTCAGTTGTCTTGcggaatatatgtacatatatgcgcATACAAGCGCGAATTTCTGTATATTTTTCCTATAACGACATGACCACATGTCGTCATTCATCGTCGCTCGTTTTTGGTCAGATAGGCAGCCAAATCCAGCCAGCGccttttttcgatttttcaaaattttcctGCAGCTCGAATTGGTGCTGGCTGAAAAATTGCCATGTTATTGATTtgtaaaaatacaaaaaataaccCAACCAtgaaaattcgatttttgtttgtaGAGAAAGTGTGAAGAAATAATCACGCACATCCAAACCATTTTccgtaaaaataaataaataataaaaatcatgGAAAAATCTAAGCAATAAGTTCAGAAAGGGATTTAGTTCTTACAAAATTCCTGGAAATTAGTTTACTATAATGTGAtggttttttataaatttaaaatatttaaagtacacatattttaaaaatagccAAAGTTCTGAgatcttaaaaaaaattataggtctatgaaaatgaaaaactcaGTCTGCACATTTATTGTGATTTCCCCAATAATCTTTTTTTATTCAGAGTCATAAAGTGAATTATTGAGTCAACTATCATGGGAACGATCTAGGTACATTCACATCGCTGTCCAATAATCGATTCCCAATGCTGTTGAACTGTCATATGGGTGTGGTTTTGTTTCTTCTGCCTAATCCACTTGGGAATCTTCCTTTTGAGTTTAGTACCCTATACCGCATACAAATTTCACGGTCAACTGCGACCAACTTGAACTTGGG
Proteins encoded:
- the LOC120443915 gene encoding uncharacterized protein LOC120443915 yields the protein MNNRFAHFNQEALYGIPLMCPVTKCQSQMSPLEMLAHLMMGHDPQDSMIEIGEDVPQQYEVELVKLTPGRNHAMGVIAYGGSPKTGLSFAVTPDLQIVHHLPIILMLYVSPPVLNEEQAYIFYLVSPVASQLVSAHVTLLDGSHAHEKKGLRCLRNSLDSPLKDSEDRLYCNTDYLLYTATDIRELCLSGKQRRIYVKIVLHGEPDPFEVDAYQKVSY